The proteins below are encoded in one region of Ascochyta rabiei chromosome 9, complete sequence:
- a CDS encoding Poly(A)-specific ribonuclease, protein MEADWDELAFVQLPPPGPHHPATPVATFAFDTSQELLWTGNSLGRVASFYGATLERYTSYRGHAANEGPVKQFLFTEKGVLSISKQSIHYAHRRGITQWHLTNNEFKDLKCMNFTSKGTREILVAGAQDRMFKVDIEKGAITETLPAEAQYTIMKRAGQYICAATKNGGIHILDSNSLTNIKAFDAHTGSISDMDAKGDFLATCGWSPRQQHAYMLDPFTHVFSLKTLKQLPPIPFHTGAAFVRMHPRMSTTAIIASHNGQMQVIDLMNPDAANLRQINLYDSYLHGFEMAPSGEAFALSDSNGQVHLWGSPSKVHFPEYSNPTEFADHPIPPPTMDWSLDTPLNTVGMPYYKENLLSSWPSHIVFEVGAPPPKIDASILASMTRTEMGFFAKNPRTKRRNQAESRRQSDRVTDSLSAPKFLSEQSRTAQSYSSEAESKTTETMESLTDLHLEDVTRKEVPSMYGNVEIKYSKFGVDDFDFAYYNQTPYSGLETHIANSYANSLLQLFRFTPLIRNIALQHTASACLFESCLLCELGFLIDMLEKAAGLNCQASNFLKTFSSLSNAVSLNLLEEFAPNVALTSMIQNLNRFLLDKISDEVRQMLPVNSGPSPMDHILETQARASMRCAQCANETIRGGRNFVNELVYPAKHVMKNTRIPRPTFSQILKASVERQDQTRGWCTKCNRYQQMVQRKTIQTIPGVLMLNAAIQSHEAKLLWSIPHWLPQEIGIIIDQGQFYCFEGQDLKLHLQRGVFEIMVFELIGVVADINSGEHQKPHLVATINTAPSSGEPTSEDKWHLFNDFLVRPIPKEEALRFEPGWKLPSVLTYQLKAARNKIDDSWKDNLDVSILYRWWSSNPSPPDSTFRLLEAQAEAPKPGYPVAIDAEFIRLQAEEIEMKADGTRQTIRPDRKGLARVSVCRGSGEHAGLPFIDDYIAVSEPVVDHLTAWSGISPGDLNRETSPHALVSLKHAYKKLWLLLNLGCVFVGHSLANDFRTINIHVPKNQVVDTSNLFFLPEYKRKLNLKFLAWCVLKESIQQDTHDSIEDATTALKLWRKYEEFVDAGVLEQMLNDIYATGSQYRFKAPGSSGANVGQGAMGMASQVGTGRNTPEPMTTPRKGGMFGTIGFRSPLR, encoded by the exons ATGGAGGCAGACTGGGACGAG CTTGCATTCGTGCAGCTGCCTCCCCCAGGACCACACCATCCTGCCACGCCCGTAGCGACTTTTGCCTTTGACACGTCCCAGGAGCTGCTATGGACCGGCAATAGCCTT GGGCGCGTTGCTTCCTTCTATGGCGCGACCCTCGAGCGCTACACCTCCTACCGTGGCCATGCTGCCAATGAAGGCCCAGTCAAGCAGTTTCTGTTTACCGAGAAGGGCGTCCTGTCGATTTCGAAGCAGAGCATCCACTATGCTCACCGGCGCGGCATTACACAATGGCATCTCAC AAACAACGAATTCAAAGACCTCAAGTGCATGAACTTCACCTCCAAAGGCACACGAGAGATCCTTGTCGCAGGCGCTCAAGACCGCATGTTCAAGGTGGACATTGAGAAGGGCGCCATCACCGAGACG CTTCCAGCCGAAGCCCAGTACACCATCATGAAGCGTGCAGGTCAATACATCTGCGCCGCCACGAAGAACGGCGGCATCCACATCCTGGATTCCAACTCGCTCACCAACATCAAAGCTTTCGACGCTCACACGGGTAGTATCAGTGACATGGACGCAAAAGGAGATTTCCTGGCGACGTGCGGCTGGTCgcctagacagcagcacgcCTACATGCTCGATCCGTTCACACATGTCTTCTCCCTGAAGACATTGAAGCAACTGCCGCCGATTCCTTTTCATACCGGTGCAGCTTTCGTCCGAATGCACCCTCGCATGTCGACCACTGCGATTATCGCCTCGCACAACGGTCAGATGCAGGTCATCGATCTAATGAACCCAGATGCTGCGAATCTGCGGCAAATCAACTTGTATGATTCTTATCTCCATGGCTTCGAGATGGCGCCCTCTGGCGAGGCTTTCGCTTTGTCAGATAGTAACGGACAAGTCCATTTGTGGGGGTCTCCTTCCAAGGTGCACTTTCCAGAGTATAGCAACCCCACAGAGTTCGCCGACCACCCTATACCTCCGCCTACCATGGACTGGTCACTAGACAC ACCTCTGAACACAGTTGGTATGCCGTATTACAAAGAAAATCTACTTTCCAGCTGGCCGAGCCATATCGTTTTCGAAGTAGGCGCCCCACCACCCAAGATTGATGCCTCCATCTTGGCCAGTATGACACGGACCGAAATGGGCTTCTTCGCAAAGAATCCTCGTACAAAGCGTCGAAATCAAGCTGAATCCAGACGGCAGTCAGACAGAGTTACAGACTCACTATCAGCGCCTAAGTTCTTGAGCGAGCAATCTCGGACGGCACAATCGTACAGCAGCGAAGCAGAAAGTAAAACTACTGAGACCATGGAGTCTCTGACTGACTTACACTTGGAAGATGTCACACGGAAAGAGGTACCGTCGATGTATGGCAATGTCGAAATCAAATACAGCAAATTTGGTGTCGACGACTTTGACTTTGC CTACTACAACCAGACACCCTACTCGGGATTGGAGACACACATTGCCAACTCATACGCAAACTCTCTGCTGCAGTTGTTCCGCTTCACACCCTTGATTCGAAACATCGCGTTGCAGCACACTGCCTCAGCCTGTCTGTTCGAATCGTGTCTCCTATGCGAGCTAGGCTTCCTCATCGACATGCTTGAGAAAGCGGCCGGACTCAACTGCCAAGCCTCGAATTTCCTGAAGACATTCAGCAGCTTATCAAATGCAGTGTCGTTGAATCTGTTGGAGGAGTTCGCGCCCAACGTTGCGCTTACAAGTATGATTCAAAATCTTAACCGATTCTTGTTGGACAAGATATCAGACGAAGTCCGGCAAATGTTGCCTGTCAACTCCGGACCATCACCAATGGATCATATCTTGGAAACACAAGCAAGAGCAAGTATGAGATGCGCGCAGTGTGCGAACGAAACCATCAGGGGTGGCAGGAATTTTGTAAACGAGCTCGTATACCCTGCGAAACATGTCATGAAGAACACAAGGATACCACGCCCGACCTTCTCACAGATCCTAAAGGCCAGTGTCGAGCGCCAGGACCAAACGCGCGGGTGGTGCACAAAATGCAACAGATATCAACAGATGGTACAAAGGAAGACCATTCAGACCATTCCTGGCGTTCTGATGCTCAACGCAGCAATCCAGAGTCATGAAGCCAAGCTGTTGTGGTCGATACCGCACTGGTTGCCGCAAGAGATTGGAATCATAATCGACCAAGGGCAGTTCTATTGCTTTGAAGGCCAAGACCTGAAACTGCATCTGCAACGAGGCGTCTTCGAAATCATGGTGTTCGAGTTGATTGGCGTTGTCGCCGACATCAACAGTGGAGAGCATCAGAAGCCGCATCTTGTTGCGACCATCAACACTGCGCCATCGTCTGGAGAGCCCACTTCCGAGGACAAGTGGCACCTCTTCAACGACTTTTTGGTCCGGCCCATACCCAAGGAAGAAGCTCTGCGGTTCGAACCAGGCTGGAAGCTTCCTTCTGTGCTCACCTACCAGCTGAAGGCAGCCAGAAACAAGATTGATGACTCGTGGAAGGACAATCTCGATGTCTCGATCCTGTACAGATGGTGGTCGTCGAATCCTTCACCTCCCGACTCCACGTTTAGACTTCTCGAGGCTCAGGCCGAAGCGCCGAAGCCCGGATATCCTGTCGCCATCGATGCAGAGTTCATCCGTCTCCAAGCTGAAGAGATTGAAATGAAAGCTGATGGTACCCGCCAGACCATCCGCCCTGACCGCAAAGGCCTTGCCCGCGTCTCGGTCTGCCGTGGTAGTGGTGAGCATGCTGGCCTGCCTTTTATCGATGACTACATTGCTGTCAGCGAACCTGTCGTCGATCATTTGACTGCCTGGTCTGGAATCTCTCCAGGCGACCTCAACCGCGAGACTTCGCCTCACGCACTTGTCAGCCTCAAACATGCGTACAAGAAACTTTGGCTCCTGCTCAATCTTGGCTGCGTCTTTGTTGGTCATAGCTTAGCCAACGACTTCCGCACAATCAACATCCACGTTCCTAAGAACCAGGTCGTCGATACAAGCAATCTCTTCTTCCTACCAGAGTACAAGCGCAAACTCAATCTCAAGTTCCTCGCTTGGTGTGTGCTGAAAGAGTCAATTCAACAAGACACGCACGATTCCATTGAGGACGCGACGACGGCGCTCAAGCTGTGGCGCAAGTACGAAGAGTTCGTGGACGCGGGCGTGCTGGAGCAGATGCTCAACGATATCTACGCAACCGGCAGCCAGTACAGATTCAAGGCACCCGGAAGCAGTGGGGCGAACGTAGGCCAGGGCGCAATGGGCATGGCGAGTCAAGTAGGAACGGGGAGGAACACGCCCGAGCCCATGACGACGCCGAGAAAGGGGGGTATGTTTGGCACGATTGGATTCAGAAGTCCTTTGAGATAA
- a CDS encoding DNA-binding transcription factor yap1 — translation MSGTGNEFQNATPFYLDATQQDLLLAALASNNQNPNDLFSNVNVMDEKQTLANSHFQYPTNNTNALDSAAFFSPQQRTPANAFSNMGVEESPFVDYLDGDNSFDFDGADSGAAMIGSLPGDTPDAEANEKRKSPDEEGDDDDEEGGGKRREGEDKQAKKPGRKPLTSEPTTKRKAQNRAAQRAFRERKEKHLKDLETKVDELEKASDAANHENGLLRGQVQRLQMELREYRKRLSLNSTGLNRTPPVTAGFSSMLNNTNSNFQFEFPRFGGLPGSQLLENGPLSKPKSASMSTTRPSVQTFSPSHTANGSLVHSPVNGASPAVNSSHSGSTDSVRGTNATQKSHRSSTDSSVVSQSRVFQFNSGSSTHSESPSTSSTSPTNQDSSCGTSPEPGHTSPDQKDTITDGYVCHGNSEVTPAKSPGPDLSGFDFFANQNGGAFEPSLFGEYRDTNTAIMGTDGDFNSGFFNDAFINTSYGSSPFHFGDTPAVQKPNPLEQIERIQDGEEEVVPGEDIDQMLNCHKIWDKLSTRNDFKDGSIDIDNLCSELRAKARCSESGVVVDHKDVEEALKRLPKDQQAAWRQHAA, via the exons ATGTCTGGCACAGGCAACGAATTCCAGAATGCTACGCCGTTCTACCTCGACGCGACACAACAGGACCTGCTCCTAGCAGCGCTTGCTTCGAACAACCAGAATCCAAATGATCTCTTTTCCAACGTCAATGTCATGGACGAAAAGCAGACGCTGGCCAACAGTCACTTTCAGTACCccaccaacaacaccaatGCCCTCGACTCCGCTGCTTTCTTCTCGCCGCAACAGCGCACGCCCGCTAATGCGTTCAGCAACATGGGTGTAGAGGAGAGTCCGTTCGTCGATTACCTTGACGGCGATAACAGCTTCGACTTCGACGGCGCTGACAGTGGTGCTGCTATGATTGGGTCTCTGCCCGGCGACACGCCTGACGCGGAAGCAAATGAAAAGCGCAAGAGCCCGGATGAAGAGggcgatgacgacgacgaagaaggCGGTGGTAAGCGACGGGAAGGTGAAGACAAGCAGGCCAAGAAGCCCGGACGCAAACCACTAACATCAGAGCCTACAACT AAGCGCAAAGCTCAAAACAGGGCCGCCCAGCGAGCGTTTCGAGAGAGAAAAGAGAAGCATCTGAAAGATTTGGAAACAAAGGTCGACGAGCTCGAAAAGGCCTCCGACGCCGCCAACCACGAGAATGGCTTGCTCCGTGGCCAAGTCCAGCGGCTGCAGATGGAACTGCGTGAATACCGCAAGCGCCTTTCTCTCAACAGCACCGGACTCAACCGTACCCCACCTGTTACCGCCGGCTTCAGCTCCATGCTCAACAACACGAACAGCAACTTTCAGTTTGAGTTTCCACGATTTGGTGGACTTCCTGGCAGCCAGCTTCTCGAGAACGGGCCACTGTCGAAGCCGAAGTCGGCCTCGATGTCTACGACACGACCATCTGTGCAGACCTTCAGCCCCTCCCACACAGCCAATGGATCCCTGGTCCACTCACCAGTCAACGGCGCCAGTCCTGCGGTCAATAGCTCTCACTCGGGCAGCACCGATAGCGTACGCGGTACCAACGCAACTCAGAAGTCTCACCGCAGCAGCACAGACAGCTCGGTTGTGTCCCAGTCACGCGTCTTCCAATTCAACAGTGGTTCGTCGACACACTCAGAATCTCCTTCGACTTCCTCGACCTCGCCAACAAACCAGGACTCATCCTGTGGCACATCGCCGGAGCCAGGTCATACCTCGCCGGATCAGAAGGATACGATTACAGACGGATATGTGTGTCATGGCAACTCGGAAG TCACACCAGCCAAATCACCTGGCCCCGATCTCAGTGGTTTCGACTTCTTTGCCAACCAAAACGGCGGCGCGTTCGAGCCCAGCCTCTTCGGCGAGTACCGCGACACAAACACGGCCATTATGGGCACCGACGGCGATTTCAACAGTGGTTTCTTCAACGATGCTTTCATCAACACAAGCTACGGCAGCAGCCCCTTCCACTTCGGCGACACACCCGCCGTGCAGAAGCCGAACCCTCTCGAGCAGATTGAGCGCATTCAAGACGGCGAAGAGGAGGTCGTGCCGGGTGAGGACATCGACCAGATGCTCAATTGCCACAAGATCTG GGACAAGCTGTCGACTCGCAACGACTTCAAGGATGGCTCCATCGACATTGACAATCTCTGCTCGGAGCTTCGCGCCAAGGCCCGCTGTTCTGAGAGCGGTGTTGTTGTCGACCACAAAGATGTTGAAGAAGCGCTGAAGCGCCTGCCCAAGGACCAACAAGCGGCTTGGAGGCAACATGCGGCATGA